CTGCGGCCCTGGTGCTGGAATACAAACTGTCTGAGCAGCTGAACGAAGGGCAGATCCACCAGATCTCCAACGACATGCTGCTGGACAAAATCTCAGAGGAGTACCCGGATATTAGCCTGCATGCCCCTTTGTTCCACATTAACCAGTTGCTGTACAAGGCGTTCAACGGCAAATTCCCCAACGCCAAAGCCACGCTTATCCAGTTCACGGCCACGCCCGAAGACCCTGCCCATGACGCCCCGCTCTCCAAAGAGGGCGCGTTGCGGCTATTTGGCCAAGGGCTGTCTGAGAGTAACTTAATCAAGCGGTTGTTTGGCGAGCAGATGGCAGGCACGGTAGCTTTCACAGAGGCGGAAGACATTGTCTGGGAGTTGCAGAACACCGGCAACAACACCTATTCCCTGCTTACCTCGGCATACTGGCTCAGCAAAGATGACCTGGTGGCCAATGAGTTTAAGGGCGCTTATGACCCAGCCCCGGTTCCGGAAGAAACCGTTTAAAATCACTTTTACCGGGGCGATGCCTCTCTCTTTACATACAACACATCAGGCTGAAAGCAAGCTTTGCCCGCGGCCTGGTACCATTCATTATATTTAAAACAAAAGACGATGTCAACACAAAACAATAAGCAATTCGGCGTGTGGTTAGATTCAGTTCAGGCCACTGTAGTAGGTAGAAAAGACGTAGACTCTGGTGAGTTTGTAGTGCTGGGCCATGCCAAGAACCAAGGCCAGGGCAGCAATTCTAACGAGAACACGGCCCACAATGCCGAGCAAGGATTACAGCAGAAGTTCTTCAAGGAGATTACGGCTCTCATGCAAAACGCCGAGGCCATTCACGTAACGGGCACCGGCATCACGCAGGAGCAATTCATTAAGTACCTGGCAGAGCAGGCCCAATTCAAAAACACCCAAGCCCAGGAAAGCACGTCTAACCACATGTCTGACGAAAACCTTTTAAAATATGTGACCGAGCAGTTCAACTAGGACTGTTCACGTAACGTTATAAAAAAGCGGCTTCCTGAAAAGGGAGCCGCTTTTTTTCGTGATGCGAGTGTAGGGACAGGGCTTGACCTGTCCGTGCCTCCCGAAGGACTGCAGCCCCTTTGCCACTATAATAAAATGATCTCGGGAATGCGGGATTCAGCAATGCGATGACCAGGAATGCGTGCGGACAGGTCAAGCCCTGTCCCTACGGTCGTGTGATGCGGGAACCGTGTTGATCAGGAATGCAGGGATCAGGAATGCGTGCGGACAGGTCAAGCCCTGTCCCTACTTTATCTATAGAAACGGTCTGCCAGCCAATTGGCGGGGTTGTTCTCTATGTATTCTTTGATGTTGTGAAATCCTTTTTCATCTCTGATGATATGGTCATGAAACGATCTTTGCCAGGCAAATTCTATCAATCCAGCCAACCGTATTAATCTAGACGAGTTACTTTTATACGCCCCCATTATCTGGGAAATAGATTTAGTTTTAGTGCCACGTAGGGACAGGGCTTGACCTGTCCGCACGCATGCCCGGTCCTCGCATTCCCGGATCCCCGCATTGCTGGTCCACGCCTGCCCGGCAAACACATTCCCAGTCTTCATCTACCCCTCTGTCAATATCACTTCTTAATTCCTCCCTACTCAAAATATCCCTATTTACCCCTATCTCCTCGTTTGCCGGGAGGTCATTTTTTATTTCCAGGAGACCGTGCATATGATTGGGCATGACCACGAAGGCATGTGACCGCAGGTAGGGAAATTTATGCAACATTTCCAGCCATTGGCGCTCTGCTATCTTCCCATAGGGATTTAGGTTTATCTGTTCATTTAAAATGTTGCCAAAGGA
This Rufibacter radiotolerans DNA region includes the following protein-coding sequences:
- a CDS encoding transposase, with the translated sequence MGAYKSNSSRLIRLAGLIEFAWQRSFHDHIIRDEKGFHNIKEYIENNPANWLADRFYR